The [Clostridium] celerecrescens 18A genomic sequence TCTACAGTGGCCAGACTGTGGGAGTTAGAAGATATTGAGTCACAAGAGTCGCTATCTTCGTTTCCAAGTACAATTGTTTCAATCATTGAAGATTGCATGGATAATATGATTTATGTCTGGATGAAAAATGGAGACAATTTTTGGCTGATTCCCAGAAGTAGTAATCAGAGCGTTGTTTCTGGTTACCGGTGGTATCAAAACTCAGACTGGTATATTGAGGAAATCAGCTACACCGATATTTATAGCGTTACTTGTGTTTCTTAAAATTCTGTATATTATGATCAGGATGGGGCGCTGCGGTGGCCGGGATTGGCAGGGTAAAGAAGTATATGTATGTCTACCATTTGTCTACCCTGTATAAGTTTTTAGGTTGACAAAGTAATGTTGACAAATGTAACCAGATGTATTACCATACAGTAAACTCCTATGTTTTCAAATGCCTGTAAGTGTATAGAAATGAAATCCTTAAAGCCAAGTTACCTTTGGGCAACAACCCTATGGTTGGAGCTACCGTTGCTGTGGCTGTTGGGATTGAAGAGAGTGCAAAAGAAGGTAAATTCTAAGGAAGACCTTGATCTTTAAGATATTTTACTTTTAGAAAAGGAAAGAGGAGTCGCTTTGCCGGTTCCTCTTTTTGATTATTTAATAGGGGGAAGCTGTATGACCTATGAAAGCTTTCCTGTTGGAAAAATGAAAACCTTCAAACAGACAATATAATGATCATCGGTTTGAAGGTTTGATTTTATAATCCGGAGTATTCATATTAAGATTTGGCACTGATGCATGCTTTGTAACGTTCGTCCGCAGCCTCCCAGCTTACCACATGGAACCAGTCTTCTATGTATGCGGCCCTGTCGTTAAACCGCTTCAAAAAATAAGCATGTTCCCAGCAGTCGATGCCTGCAATAACACAAAGGCCATCTGAGATAGGGGAATTCTGGTTTGGTGTTGTTACGAGTTTCAGTACGCCGTTAGAATCCACTACCAGCCAGGCATACCCGGATCCAAATATAGCCAGTGCATACCGTTTGAATTCATCAAAAAACTGTTCCACCGTCCCAAAGTATTGAACGATGGCGGGATACAATACTTCAGCCTGGGTCCGGGTCATGGAATTGGTCATCCCGAAGAAATAGATCGTGTGATTATATACTCCGCCCGCATTATTAATGATGCCCTGTCGGACTTCCGAAGGAAGGCTTTCCGTATCCGAAAGCAGTTCCTCCAAAGACTTGTTTTGCAGCTGCGGATAATTCGTCAGGATCGCGTTAAGATTCGCCACATATCGCTGCTGCAGCCTGTCATGGTGCAGGTACATGGTTTGCGTGTCTATGTAGGGTTCCAGCGCATCGTATGGATACGGCAGCGGCAGGTTTACAAAGGGGTAATGTTCATTCATAGGTTATTGTCCTTTTTATTATTTGTATATATATATTCAGTACTCAGGGATATATGATGGATAAGCAGGAGCTTGTAACAGAAATATATGCTGGCCCTGGCTATAGATTTTTCCTATAGCCAGATCATAAATATATCAATTAACACTTAGCCATGAAACCAGGTATAATACCAATTAAGAAGAAACGAAATAAATAATCAGTTTAACATTTGGGAGGAAATTCATATGGCTAAGAAGACAAGAGCTGAGAGAAATTTAAAATTTGAAACATTGCAATTACATGTTGGGCAGGAACAGGCGGATCCGGTTACCGATGCCAGAGCAGTACCCATTTACCAGACATCTTCCTATGTATTCCATAATAGCGATCATGCTGCGGCCAGATTCAGCCTGTCAGATGCAGGCAATATTTATGGGAGACTGACGAACCCAACCCAGGACGTTTTTGAGCGCAGAATTGCGGCCTTAGAAGGCGGAGTGGCTGCCCTGGCAGTGGCTTCCGGAGCTGCCGCAGTTACCTATTCCATTGAGAATATTGCAAAAAGCGGGGATCATATTGTAGCGGCAAAGAACATCTATGGCGGTACTTATAATCTGCTGGAGCATACCTTACCGGAATACGGAGTTGAAACGACCTTTGTGGATCCCTTTGATTACGAAGCCTTTGACAAGGCGATTCAGGAAAACACAAAGCTGGTATTCATTGAAACTCTGGGCAATCCCAATTCTGACGTAGTTGATATCGAAAAGCTGGCAGCAATTGCCCATGGACATAAAATTCCTCTGATTGTGGACAATACCTTTGCAACTCCTTATCTGGTGAGACCTATTGAATACGGAGCGGATATTGTGGTTCATTCCGCCACAAAATATATTGGGGGCCATGGTTCAGCCATTGGCGGTGTTATTATTGACGGCGGAACATTCGATTGGGAGGCTTCCGGAAAATTCTCTTCCCTTACAGAGCCGAACCCAAGCTATCATGGAATCAGCTTTACCAAGGCGGTAGGAGCGGCCGCATATGTAACAAAGATCCGCGCCATTTTACTCCGTGATACAGGAGCGGCCCTATCTCCCTTCCATGCGTTTTTATTCCTCCAGGGCTTAGAAACCTTATCCCTTCGTGTAGAACGCCATGTAGAAAATGCTCTGAAGGTGGCGCAGTATTTAAAGAACCATCCTCAGGTGGAGAAGGTTCACCATCCTTCCGTTTCAGAGGATCCGGAGCAGCAGGAATTATACGGCAAATATTTCCCAAATGGTGGAGGCTCTATATTTACCTTTGAAATCAAGGGTGATGACAGGAAGGCAAAAGACTTTATTGACCAGTTGGAATTATTCTCCCTGTTAGCCAATGTAGCAGACGTAAAATCTTTAGTCATTCATCCGGCTTCAACGACCCATTCCCAGATGTCGGTGGAGGAATTGGAAGGCTCAGGAATCAAACCGAACACCATCCGGTTATCCATAGGAACGGAACATGCAGCTGATATTATAGAAGATTTAGAGGAAGCATTTAAGGCGGTTCAATAACCGTCAGGATTTACAGGATTAAAAACAGGCTGCCATACTTCTATGGCAGCCCTTTGAGCCCTTCGGGTATACCTTTATGCCCAAAAAGCATGGGCAAGAATAAGGAAACACCCTTCGGGTATACCTTTATGCCCAAAAAGCATGGGCAAGAATAAGGAAACACCCTTCGGGTATACCTTTATGCCCAAAAAGCATGGGCAAGAATAAGGAAACACCCTTCGGGTATACCTTTATGCCCAAAAAGCATGGGCAAGAATAAGGAAAGGAGATACCATGACATTACAGCAGCTTCGTTATGCCATATGCATAGCAACTCAGAAATCCATGAACAAGGCGGCTGCCGAGTTGTTTATCACACAGCCCAGCCTATCAAGCACGATCCGGGATCTGGAAGAAGAGATCGGCCTTAAGCTGTTTCTGCGCTCAAACCGGGGAATTGTGATCACTCCGGAAGGAGAGGAGTTCCTTGGATATGCCAGACAGATGCTGGAGCAGTACCGCCAGATGGAAGAGCGGTTCGTAAAGAAGGAAAAATTTAAAAAGAAATTCAGCGTGTCCATGCAGCATTACACCTTTGCCGTTCAGGCTTTTATCCATATGGCAAAAGAATTCGGTATGGATGATTACGAATTTGCCGTCCATGAAACCAAAACCTATGAAGTCATTGAAAATGTGAGAAACCAGAAAAGCGAATTAGGGATCCTGTACTTAAATGATTTTAACCAGAAAGCCATTGAAAAAATCTTTAATGATAATGAACTGGAGTTTGTGGAATTATTTCAATGCGGAATCTACGTTTTTCTATGGAAGGGCAATCCTCTGGCAGAAAAAGAACTGATCGAATTTGAAGATTT encodes the following:
- a CDS encoding O-acetylhomoserine aminocarboxypropyltransferase/cysteine synthase family protein; its protein translation is MAKKTRAERNLKFETLQLHVGQEQADPVTDARAVPIYQTSSYVFHNSDHAAARFSLSDAGNIYGRLTNPTQDVFERRIAALEGGVAALAVASGAAAVTYSIENIAKSGDHIVAAKNIYGGTYNLLEHTLPEYGVETTFVDPFDYEAFDKAIQENTKLVFIETLGNPNSDVVDIEKLAAIAHGHKIPLIVDNTFATPYLVRPIEYGADIVVHSATKYIGGHGSAIGGVIIDGGTFDWEASGKFSSLTEPNPSYHGISFTKAVGAAAYVTKIRAILLRDTGAALSPFHAFLFLQGLETLSLRVERHVENALKVAQYLKNHPQVEKVHHPSVSEDPEQQELYGKYFPNGGGSIFTFEIKGDDRKAKDFIDQLELFSLLANVADVKSLVIHPASTTHSQMSVEELEGSGIKPNTIRLSIGTEHAADIIEDLEEAFKAVQ
- a CDS encoding LysR family transcriptional regulator; this encodes MTLQQLRYAICIATQKSMNKAAAELFITQPSLSSTIRDLEEEIGLKLFLRSNRGIVITPEGEEFLGYARQMLEQYRQMEERFVKKEKFKKKFSVSMQHYTFAVQAFIHMAKEFGMDDYEFAVHETKTYEVIENVRNQKSELGILYLNDFNQKAIEKIFNDNELEFVELFQCGIYVFLWKGNPLAEKELIEFEDLKKYPCLSFEQGNNNSFYLAEEVFSTYEYKQIIKADDRATLLNLMVGLNGYTLCSGIICEDLNGDEYRAIPLNTDDKMRIGYIKKKKMPLSILGEKYIAELIRLKEKHLPT
- a CDS encoding superoxide dismutase — translated: MNEHYPFVNLPLPYPYDALEPYIDTQTMYLHHDRLQQRYVANLNAILTNYPQLQNKSLEELLSDTESLPSEVRQGIINNAGGVYNHTIYFFGMTNSMTRTQAEVLYPAIVQYFGTVEQFFDEFKRYALAIFGSGYAWLVVDSNGVLKLVTTPNQNSPISDGLCVIAGIDCWEHAYFLKRFNDRAAYIEDWFHVVSWEAADERYKACISAKS